A single window of Microbispora hainanensis DNA harbors:
- a CDS encoding DUF6542 domain-containing protein → MTGTGRAGLRLTARGAIVMLFVITLVGMPFLPGPAFVAGCLAAVLLVRPRDLLPLVVTPPLVFFAAALLVELMRALGSASTLPTFGLGMFTALSSGAPWLFLGSALALGIAWVRGLPDNVRELRGAPAPEPTSASRFRSRRGRAHTFDPEPEGYFEPRVYGRAADE, encoded by the coding sequence CCGGTCGAGCGGGGCTGCGGCTGACCGCTCGGGGGGCGATCGTCATGCTCTTCGTGATCACTTTGGTGGGCATGCCGTTCCTGCCCGGACCCGCGTTCGTGGCCGGGTGCCTGGCGGCGGTCCTGTTGGTGCGTCCCCGCGATCTGCTGCCGCTGGTGGTGACGCCTCCGCTGGTCTTCTTCGCCGCGGCGCTGCTGGTGGAGCTCATGCGGGCGCTCGGCTCCGCGTCGACGCTTCCGACGTTCGGGCTCGGGATGTTCACCGCGCTGTCGTCCGGCGCGCCGTGGCTGTTCCTCGGGTCCGCGCTGGCGCTGGGCATCGCGTGGGTGCGCGGCCTGCCCGACAATGTGCGGGAGTTGCGCGGCGCACCGGCGCCCGAACCGACGTCGGCGTCCCGCTTCCGTTCACGCCGTGGCCGGGCCCACACGTTCGACCCGGAGCCTGAGGGTTACTTCGAGCCCCGGGTGTACGGCAGGGCCGCCGA